From Carya illinoinensis cultivar Pawnee chromosome 5, C.illinoinensisPawnee_v1, whole genome shotgun sequence, one genomic window encodes:
- the LOC122310090 gene encoding uncharacterized protein LOC122310090, whose protein sequence is MEGEALVWYQNALDSRQFNSWESLVIALQVRFGPSTFDDPMEALTRLKQTSLISLYTSQFEALENRLKGLSERYKLSCYVSGLKDEVRIPVKMFNPLNLGAAFGLAKLQEEYVLSSRRSLRQNVQHADKPYVEGPVDSVNKGPRSMFPLRKVNSSQMDEKRKRGLCFHCEEKWNPSHVCKNLRVYFMREKIDEEEVNSLEEVETQSVPNSKILEQASEVLEVSIHAIAGGINSNAMKLLGRIGSFAVKILVDSESTHNFLDPLVVEAANLTVEKDVGLQVRVANEAKEGWLLQLVAAQVEENKEEMQPEVYNILQQFKFIFEEPVDLPPPRVFNHRIILKDGSTLVSTQLKSFSSPVLLVKKADGSWKMCMDYRALNQETIKDKFPIPVIDELLDELHGAQYFSKLDLRSGYHQIRMKEYDIPKIAFRTHESHYEFLQHTLFAKMSKCRFGVTKVDYLGHIISVEGVRADPTKLDAMVKWPIPKSVKALRGFLGLTGYYRKFIKSYESIAAPLTLLLKNNYPTLVGWVHIGSIGLIGPSPFLHRPTYSFVFLYIWVSFT, encoded by the exons ATGGAAGGAGAGGCATTAGTGTGGTACCAAAATGCCTTGGACTCGAGGCAATTCAATTCTTGGGAATCTTTAGTGATTGCATTACAAGTGAGGTTTGGGCCATCAACATTTGATGACCCAATGGAGGCTTTGACAAGATTAAAACAAACAAGTTTGATTAGTCTATATACATCACAGTTTGAGGCCTTGGAAAATAGACTAAAAGGGTTATCCGAGAGGTATAAGCTAAGTTGTTATGTTAGTGGGTTGAAAGATGAGGTCAGAATTCCTGTCAAGATGTTTAACCCACTCAATCTTGGTGCTGCTTTTGGCTTAGCCAAGTTGCAAGAAGAATATGTTTTGTCTTCAAGAAGATCTTTGAGGCAAAATGTCCAGCATGCTGATAAACCATATGTTGAAGGGCCTGTTGATTCAGTTAATAAAGGGCCGAGAAGTATGTTTCCTTTGAGGAAGGTTAACTCTTCCCAAATGGATGAAAAGAGGAAAAGGGGCTTATGTTTTCATTGTGAGGAAAAGTGGAACCCATCTCATGTCTGTAAGAACCTTCGTGTGTATTTTATGCGTGAGAAAATTGATGAGGAAGAAGTGAATAGTTTGGAAGAAGTCGAGACACAGTCTGTGCCAAATTCTAAAATACTAGAGCAGGCTTCTGAAGTTCTGGAAGTTTCCATACATGCCATTGCAGGTGGTATTAATAGTAATGCAATGAAGTTGTTGGGTAGAATTGGCTCTTTTGCTGTGAAGATTTTAGTGGATTCAGAAAGCACTCATAACTTTTTGGATCCATTGGTAGTTGAGGCAGCTAATTTGACGGTAGAAAAGGATGTGGGGTTGCAGGTGAGAGTGGCAAATGAAGCCAAGGAAG GATGGCTTTTGCAATTAGTAGCAGCACaagtagaagaaaataaagaagagatGCAACCAGAAGTATATAACATTTTACAGCAGTTCAAGTTTATTTTTGAAGAACCAGTTGACTTACCTCCACCTCGGGTGTTTAACCATAGGATTATTCTGAAGGATGGTTCTACACTAGTTTCT ACCCAGCTAAAGTCATTTTCCTCACCTGTTCTCCTTGTTAAGAAAGCTGATGGTTCATGGAAAATGTGTATGGATTATAGAGCTCTGAATCAAGAAACCATCAAGGACAAATTTCCAATTCCTGTCATTGATGAACTTCTTGATGAGTTACATGGAGCACAATACTTTTCTAAGCTTGATTTAAGGTCAGGCTATCATCAAATCAGGATGAAGGAATATGACATCCCTAAAATAGCATTTAGAACTCATGAAAGCCATTATGAGTTCTTG CAGCATACTCTCTTTGCTAAAATGTCCAAGTGTCGTTTTGGGGTCACTAAGGTGGATTATCTTGGTCACATTATATCTGTGGAAGGGGTTAGAGCTGATCCTACAAAATTAGATGCTATGGTTAAGTGGCCAATTCCTAAAAGTGTGAAGGCATTGAGAGGGTTTTTGGGGTTAACTGGGTATTACAGGAAGTTCATAAAAAGCTATGAATCTATAGCTGCTCCTTTAACCCTTTTGTTGAAAAATAATTACCCGACTTTAGTCGGTTGGGTTCATATTGGATCTATCGGATTAATTGGGCCAAGCCCTTTTCTGCACAGGCCTACCTATTCCTTTgtattcctatatatatgggtatcattcacttaG